The genomic stretch GACTCCCGGATCACCTCGCGCAGGTGCTCGCTGCCGTCGAACACCGCCGACCGCAGCGCCTGGAGCATGTCGCCGGAGGGGGCGTCGTCATCGAGGTGCTCGAGCGCGGCGATCACCACCTTGCTCGCGACGTCACCGGCGGCGTGGCCGCCCATGCCGTCGGCGACGGCGAGCAACCGCGGGCCGGCGTAGACCGAGTCCTGGTTGGTGCCGCGGATCAGCCCGCGGTCGGAGCGCGCGGCGTAGCGCAGGACGAGGCTCATGAGCGGAGCTCCAGCACGGTCTGCCCGATCCTGATCGGCTGGCCGGGGGACACCAGCAGCGGCCCCTGCACCCGCTGCTGGTCGAGGTAGGTGCCGTTGGTCGACCCGAGGTCCTCGACGTACCACTGGCCGCCGCGGTTGGTCAGCCGGGCGTGGCGCGAGGAGGCGAAGTCGTCGGTCAGCACGAGGGTGGAGTCGTCGGCGCGGCCGATGAGGATGGCCTGGTCGCCGAGGGTGATCCGGGTGCCGGACAACGGGCCTGCGGTCACCACCAGGTGCTTGGGCCCGCCGCGCCTGCGGCCGGCCTGCGTCCGCGGGGGCACCGAGGCGACCCGGCCGGCGCGGCCGCCGAACAGG from Modestobacter roseus encodes the following:
- a CDS encoding FHA domain-containing protein FhaB/FipA translates to MPAEIVLQAFRFGFLLLLWLFIFAAFRVVRADLFGGRAGRVASVPPRTQAGRRRGGPKHLVVTAGPLSGTRITLGDQAILIGRADDSTLVLTDDFASSRHARLTNRGGQWYVEDLGSTNGTYLDQQRVQGPLLVSPGQPIRIGQTVLELRS